In one Phyllostomus discolor isolate MPI-MPIP mPhyDis1 chromosome 8, mPhyDis1.pri.v3, whole genome shotgun sequence genomic region, the following are encoded:
- the CBR4 gene encoding LOW QUALITY PROTEIN: carbonyl reductase family member 4 (The sequence of the model RefSeq protein was modified relative to this genomic sequence to represent the inferred CDS: inserted 2 bases in 1 codon) codes for MNKVCAVFGGSRGIGRAVAQLMAQKGYRLAIVARNLEVAKATAGDLGGGHLAFRCDVAKEHDVQNTFEEIEKNLGPVNFLVNTAGINRDSLLVRTKTEDMLSQLHTNLLGSMLTCKAAVKTMIQQQRGSIVNVGSIIGLKGHAGQCVYSASKGGLVGFSRALAKEVARKKIEXDVVAPGFVHTDMTKDLKEEHLKKNIPLGRFGEPIDVAHAVVFLLESPYITGHVLVVDGGLQLIM; via the exons ATGAACAAAGTCTGTGCTGTTTTTGGAGGCTCCCGGGGCATTGGCAGGGCAGTAGCCCAGTTAATGGCCCAGAAAGGCTACCGACTGGCCATCGTCGCCAGAAATCTGGAAGTGGCCAAAGCCACCGCCGGTGACCTCGGCG GTGGTCATTTGGCATTTAGATGTGATGTTGCCAAAGAGCATGACGTTCAAAATACATTTgaagagatagagaaaaattTAGGTCCGGTTAATTTCCTGGTAAATACAGCTGGAATTAACAG ggaTAGCCTTTTAGTAAGAACTAAAACTGAAGATATGCTGTCTCAGCTTCACACTAACCTTTTGGGTTCCATGCTGACCTGTAAAGCTGCCGTGAAAACGATGATTCAACAACAGAGAGGGTCTATTGTTAATGTAG gAAGTATTATTGGTCTAAAAGGCCATGCTGGCCAGTGTGTGTACAGTGCCAGTAAAGGGGGATTGGTGGGATTTTCAAGAGCTCTGGCTAAAGAAGtggcaagaaagaaaataga tgaCGTAGTTGCACCAG GATTTGTTCATACAGATATGACGAAAGACTTGAAAGaagaacatttaaagaaaaatattcctcTTGGGAGATTTGGAGAACCTATTGATGTGGCACACGCAGTTGTGTTTCTTTTAGAATCACCATATATTACGGGCCACGTTCTGGTAGTGGATGGGGGACTGCAGCTCATAATGTAA